CGGACAACCATAGAAAGGCAGTATACCATAGGGGAAAAGCACGCCGTGAGCTTGCATTTTTCAGAAAAAGCTTTTAGACTCGCTCCTCTTTGGAGATACGAAGCATGTCAAGCGTCTTGAAGAAACGCCGGAAGAAAATGCGCAAGCACAAATACAAGAAGCTGCGCCAACGTCAAAAATTCCTTCGCCGAAAAAGCTAGGCTCAGCCTGCATAGCGGGAGGAGAAGGCCGTGTCTGATGGCAAGGGCAAGAAAGTTCGCATCCGCGTACGGACGGTCGGTTGCACCTACGTGGGAGACTTCCTGGTACCCCCGATGCGACATCGTGTGTCCGACGCGATTAACGAAGAAGCGCGTCTGTTCATTAGCCTCACCGACGTAGTCATCAACGAGAGAGACCAGTCGGAGTTCGTCGCGGTCAACAAGAACCTGATCGAGTCAATCGTTCAGATCTAGCCTCTTCTATCCACCCACCTTCTGTCACTCCGGTATCGCGTGACTGGACGTGAACTAACCGCTCAATACCACAGTTGATCGAACCACCTGACTCACCATGGTGATCTTCAAGCGATTCCTCCCCTTCGTTCGTCCCCACATACCGCGCCTGTTGCTGGCCGGGCTCCTTGTGGCCGGAGTTGCACTGATCAACCTCACCTTGGTACGGCTGGCTGGCACACTCTGGGATATCATCACCGTTCAGCATGATGCCGGCAAGATGACGCGCTCCATCGGGCTGTTCCTCGGCCTGGTGATTCTCCAGGGGCTCTGCTCGATGGGCCATAGTTATCTCACCGCCTGGGTCTCCCAGACCGTCGTAGCTGATTTTCGCAAACATCTTTTCGGTCACCTCCAAAAGCTGACAGTCAGCTTTTTCGCTCGCCGACGCACGGGAGAATTACTCTCCCGGTTAATGTCCGATGTCACCGTCATTCAGTCCCTCGTGACAGAAGCTCCCATCGACGGAGTCAAACAGCTCGTGACCTTCGCCGGCGGCATTACGTTCCTACTCGTGATGAACTGGCAGCTCTGCCTGCTGATTCTCGT
This portion of the Nitrospira sp. genome encodes:
- a CDS encoding AURKAIP1/COX24 domain-containing protein, with translation MSSVLKKRRKKMRKHKYKKLRQRQKFLRRKS